A part of bacterium genomic DNA contains:
- a CDS encoding DNA-directed RNA polymerase subunit omega, translating into MARITVEDCLEKIPNRFNLALAATYRARELAQGHEARIDSKDKPTVTALREIAAGVTGMEMLRKVPT; encoded by the coding sequence ATGGCTCGCATCACTGTCGAAGATTGCTTGGAAAAGATTCCGAATCGTTTCAACCTGGCCCTGGCGGCCACGTACCGCGCCCGCGAACTCGCGCAGGGGCATGAGGCGCGCATCGACAGCAAAGACAAACCTACCGTCACCGCACTACGCGAAATTGCCGCCGGAGTCACCGGAATGGAAATGCTGCGCAAAGTGCCAACCTGA